The following are encoded in a window of Palaemon carinicauda isolate YSFRI2023 chromosome 31, ASM3689809v2, whole genome shotgun sequence genomic DNA:
- the LOC137624245 gene encoding retinoid isomerohydrolase-like, translating into MDKANKNDPNLVWLRQCEEETVAPISGKLSGHIPSWVNGRLTRNGPGKIQYGKTRFNHIFDGSSYIHQFNIKEGNVTYQSRFLQSDTYKKNSRANRIIVTEFGTAAYPDPCKNLLQRFMSAFTPISSLDPTDNCVVSVCYFGDELYALTETKNMRRIDPETLAAVGEKTRLDNYIAVNTSTAHPHVDPDGTVYNMGNFYAGKKGPTYNIIKFPPAKEVDGKKLSSVEQAEIVVSIPCQWKMYPSYYHSFGITDNYFIFVEQPFVFNLKKFLINHYINKPYFGAVEWYGDQKTKFRVVRRDTGEVLDTSYEADAFLTFHHTNAYEKDGHLVVDLACMTNGDTVYQLMLKNLENPDFECDHNTMPQNRRFVIPLNVKDTPKDTNLVTLKGTKCTAFKRKKSIEVNGETISEQFFDLPRINYKHNGKEYTYAYGVEVSPLGIQFCKLVKMNVQTGETQLWHEQGKLVSEPIFVAAPDAVEEDHGVILSSLIDKENPRFVALLVLDPRTWQEMGRVEFEAKGVVTSTFHGQFAGAEETVHLL; encoded by the exons GTCACATCCCCTCTTGGGTTAACGGTCGCCTGACAAGAAACGGACCCGGGAAGATCCAATATGGCAAGACTCGCTTCAACCACATATTCGATGGATCGTCTTATATTCACCAGTTCAATATCAAGGAAGGAAACGTTACTTATCAGTCAAG ATTCCTGCAAAGTGACACATACAAGAAGAACTCCCGAGCAAATAGAATCATCGTTACAGAATTTGGTACAGCTGCTTATCCTGATCCTTGTAAGAATTTACTGCAGAG GTTTATGAGTGCGTTTACTCCAATAAGTTCTCTTGACCCAACTGATAATTGTGTTGTGAGCGTGTGTTACTTTGGCGATGAGCTTTACGCCCTCACAGAGACAAAGAACATGCGCAGAATAGATCCTGAAACTCTGGCTGCCGTAGGCGAAAAG ACAAGGTTGGATAATTACATAGCTGTCAATACATCCACCGCACATCCACACGTAGATCCTGATGGAACTGTTTACAACATGGGAAACTTTTATGCCGGTAAAAAGGGTCCTACCTACAACATCATTAAGTTTCCACCTGCAAAGGAAGTCGATG GCAAGAAGCTGTCCTCTGTCGAACAGGCCGAGATTGTTGTGAGCATTCCTTGTCAGTGGAAGATGTATCCCTCTTACTACCATTCTTTTGGCATCACCGACAACTACTTCATCTTTGTTGAGCAGCCCTTCGTCTTCAACCTCAAGAAATTCTTAATTAACCATTATATAAACAAGCCTTACTTTGGAGCAGTCGAATGGTATGGAGATCAGAAG ACAAAATTCCGCGTCGTGCGACGGGACACAGGAGAAGTCCTGGACACCTCCTACGAGGCAGACGCCTTCCTGACGTTCCATCACACCAACGCCTACGAGAAAGATGGCCACCTGGTGGTTGATTTGGCCTGCATGACAAATGGAGAT ACTGTGTATCAGCTGATGCTGAAAAATCTTGAAAATCCAGACTTCGAATGCGACCACAACACAATGCCTCAGAACAGGCGGTTTGTCATTCCTCTGAACGTTAAGGATACACCGAAAGATACTAACCTAG TAACCTTAAAAGGGACGAAATGTACTGCCTTTAAGAGGAAGAAAAGCATCGAGGTGAACGGCGAGACAATTTCTGAACAGTTCTTCGACCTGCCACGAATCAATTACAAGCATAATGGAAAGGAGTACACTTATGCTTATGGCGTTGAAGTCAGCCCTCTTGGTATTCAGTTTTGCAAA TTGGTTAAGATGAATGTTCAAACTGGAGAGACCCAGCTATGGCACGAACAAGGCAAGTTAGTGAGTGAACCCATTTTCGTTGCTGCTCCTGACGCTGTAGAGGAGGACCATGGAGTCATACTATCTTCATTGATAGATAag GAGAACCCCAGATTCGTTGCTCTTCTGGTCCTCGATCCCAGGACGTGGCAGGAGATGGGACGAGTCGAGTTCGAAGCGAAAGGCGTCGTTACTTCCACCTTCCATGGTCAGTTTGCAGGAGCGGAAGAGACCGTTCACTTGCTATAA